The Manis javanica isolate MJ-LG chromosome 4, MJ_LKY, whole genome shotgun sequence genome contains a region encoding:
- the DEPDC1 gene encoding DEP domain-containing protein 1A isoform X3 → MESRSVPPGPYRATKLWNELTTSFRAGMPLRKHRQHFKKYGNCFTAGEAVDWLYDLLRNNSNFGPEVTRQQTIQLLRKFLKNHVIEDIKGRWGSENLDDNSQLFRFPANSPLKTFPRRHPELRKHSMENFSKDNDSVFKLRNLSRRTPKKLGLHLSQENTEKMNCEIINEDQENSVGNREISKEDVEEVWRYIILIYLQTILGVSSLEEVINPKQVIPQYIMYNMTSTSKHGIVILQDKSDDLPHWVLSAMKCLANWPRSNDMNNPAYAGFERDVFRTIADYFLDLPEPLLTFEYYELFVNILGLLQPHLERVAIDALQLCCLLLPPPNRRKLQLLMRMISQMSQNVDMPQLHDAMGTRSLMICTFSRCVLCCAEEVDLDELLASRLVSFLMDHHQEILQVPSYLQTAVEKHLDYLKKGHIKNPGDGLIVSLPTYSYCKQISAREFDEQKVSTSQAAIGELLENIIKNKSLPLKEKRKKLKQFQKEYPLIYQKRFPNTESEATLFGDKPTIKQPMLSLRKPKFRSLRY, encoded by the exons ATGGAGAGTCGAAGTGTGCCTCCCGGGCCTTATCGGGCCACCAAGCTG TGGAATGAACTTACTACATCTTTTCGAGCAGGAATGCCtctaagaaaacacaggcaacactttaaaaaatacggCAATTGTTTTACAGCAGGAGAAGCAGTGGATTGGCTTTATGACCTATTAAGAAATAATAGCAATTTTGGTCCTGAAGTTACAAGACAACAGACTATCCAACTGTTAAGAAAATTTCTTAAGAATCATGTAATTGAAGATATCAAAGGCAGGTGGGGATCAGAAAATCTTGATGACAACAGTCAGCTATTCAG ATTTCCTGCAAATTCTCCACTTAAAACTTTTCCACGAAGGCATCCAGAATTAAGGAAACACAGCATGGAGAACTTTTCCAAAGATAACGATAGTGTTTTTAAATTACGAAATTTATCTCGTAGAACTCCTAAGAAGCTTGGATTACATTTGTCTCAG gaaaatacagagaaaatgaacTGTGAAATAATCAATGAAGATCAAGAAAACTCTGTTGGTAATAGAGAAATAAGCAAGGAAGATGTTGAAGAAGTTTGGAGATATATTATTCTAATCTA CCTGCAAACCATTTTAGGTGTGTCATCCCTAGAAGAAGTCATAAATCCAAAACAAGTAATTCCTCAgtatataatgtacaacatgacaAGTACAAGTAAACATGGAATAGTTATATTACAAGACAAATCAG atgACCTTCCTCATTGGGTACTATCTGCCATGAAGTGCCTAGCAAATT GGCCAAGAAGTAATGATATGAATAATCCAGCTTATGCTGGATTTGAACGAGATGTATTCAGAACAATTGCAGATTATTTTCTAGATCTTCCTGAACCCCTACTTACCTTTGAATATTATGAATTATTTGTGAACATTTTGG GTTTGCTGCAACCTCATTTAGAGAGGGTTGCCATCGATGCACTACAGTTATGTTGTTTGTTACTTCCCCCACCAAATCGTAGAAAGCTTCAACTTTTGATGCGCATGATTTCTCAAATGAGTCAAAATGTTGATATGCCCCAGCTGCATGATGCAATGGGCACAAGATCACTG ATGATATGTACTTTTTCTCGGTGTGTGCTATGCTGTGCGGAGGAAGTGGATCTTGATGAGCTTCTTGCTTCAAGATTAGTTTCTTTCTTAATGGATCATCATCAGGAAATTCTCCAAGTACCTTCTTACTTGCAGACTGCAGTGGAGAAGCATCTTGATTACTTAAAAAAGGGCCAT ATTAAAAATCCTGGAGATGGACTGATTGTTTCTCTGCCCACATATTCATACTGTAAGCAGATCAGTGCTCGGGAATTTGATGAACAAAAAGTTTCTACCTCTCAGGCTGCAATTGGAGAACTTCTagagaatattattaaaaacaagAGTTTGCCTCTAAAGGAAAAACGGAAAAAACTAAAACAG TTTCAGAAAGAATATCCCTTGATATATCAGAAAAGATTTCCAAACACGGAAAGTGAAGCAACACTTTTTGGTGACAAACCTACAATCAAGCAACCAATGCTATCTTTAAGAAAACCAAAGTTCCGCAGTCTAAGATACTAA
- the DEPDC1 gene encoding DEP domain-containing protein 1A isoform X2: protein MESRSVPPGPYRATKLWNELTTSFRAGMPLRKHRQHFKKYGNCFTAGEAVDWLYDLLRNNSNFGPEVTRQQTIQLLRKFLKNHVIEDIKGRWGSENLDDNSQLFRFPANSPLKTFPRRHPELRKHSMENFSKDNDSVFKLRNLSRRTPKKLGLHLSQENTEKMNCEIINEDQENSVGNREISKEDVEEVWRYIILIYLQTILGVSSLEEVINPKQVIPQYIMYNMTSTSKHGIVILQDKSDDLPHWVLSAMKCLANWPRSNDMNNPAYAGFERDVFRTIADYFLDLPEPLLTFEYYELFVNILVFCGYITVSDRPSGIHKIQDDPQSSKMLRLSNLNSFKSTECLLLSLLHKDKNKEESDPTEKLQINDRGFQEKCAKKMQLVNLKNRRASANDIIGGSCHDLIGLSSVHVLSSNIKPRCYSLEGIVDLPGSSSKEVSSVLHQSVLNIEGQNNTQFLASKTKQESLMNLHLQENNQKPLCVAFKRTSTLTVQDQEELYNGKCKSKQLCRSQSLLLRNSAKRNSYINLPVAEIIMKPNLGQVSTNVQTAMEGEFGESSTTVNKRFCKSTIELSGNSLPPASLLTGTQSLLQPHLERVAIDALQLCCLLLPPPNRRKLQLLMRMISQMSQNVDMPQLHDAMGTRSLMICTFSRCVLCCAEEVDLDELLASRLVSFLMDHHQEILQVPSYLQTAVEKHLDYLKKGHISAREFDEQKVSTSQAAIGELLENIIKNKSLPLKEKRKKLKQFQKEYPLIYQKRFPNTESEATLFGDKPTIKQPMLSLRKPKFRSLRY from the exons ATGGAGAGTCGAAGTGTGCCTCCCGGGCCTTATCGGGCCACCAAGCTG TGGAATGAACTTACTACATCTTTTCGAGCAGGAATGCCtctaagaaaacacaggcaacactttaaaaaatacggCAATTGTTTTACAGCAGGAGAAGCAGTGGATTGGCTTTATGACCTATTAAGAAATAATAGCAATTTTGGTCCTGAAGTTACAAGACAACAGACTATCCAACTGTTAAGAAAATTTCTTAAGAATCATGTAATTGAAGATATCAAAGGCAGGTGGGGATCAGAAAATCTTGATGACAACAGTCAGCTATTCAG ATTTCCTGCAAATTCTCCACTTAAAACTTTTCCACGAAGGCATCCAGAATTAAGGAAACACAGCATGGAGAACTTTTCCAAAGATAACGATAGTGTTTTTAAATTACGAAATTTATCTCGTAGAACTCCTAAGAAGCTTGGATTACATTTGTCTCAG gaaaatacagagaaaatgaacTGTGAAATAATCAATGAAGATCAAGAAAACTCTGTTGGTAATAGAGAAATAAGCAAGGAAGATGTTGAAGAAGTTTGGAGATATATTATTCTAATCTA CCTGCAAACCATTTTAGGTGTGTCATCCCTAGAAGAAGTCATAAATCCAAAACAAGTAATTCCTCAgtatataatgtacaacatgacaAGTACAAGTAAACATGGAATAGTTATATTACAAGACAAATCAG atgACCTTCCTCATTGGGTACTATCTGCCATGAAGTGCCTAGCAAATT GGCCAAGAAGTAATGATATGAATAATCCAGCTTATGCTGGATTTGAACGAGATGTATTCAGAACAATTGCAGATTATTTTCTAGATCTTCCTGAACCCCTACTTACCTTTGAATATTATGAATTATTTGTGAACATTTTGG TTTTTTGTGGCTACATCACAGTTTCAGATAGACCCAGTGGGATACATAAAATCCAAGATGATCCACAGTCTTCAAAAATGCTTCGCTTAAGCAATTTGAATTCCTTCAAATCAACTGAGTGTCTTCTTCTCAGTCTGCTtcataaagacaaaaacaaagaagaatcaGATCCTACTGAGAAACTACAGATAAATGATCGAGGATTTCAAGAAAAATGTGCTAAAAAAATGCAGCtggttaatttaaaaaacagaagagcTAGTGCTAATGACATAATAGGAGGAAGCTGTCATGATTTAATAGGCTTAAGTAGTGTGCATGTTCTATCCTCTAACATCAAACCAAGGTGTTATTCTTTAGAAGGAATTGTAGATTTACCAGGGAGTTCAAGTAAAGAGGTCTCCAGTGTCTTACATCAATCTGTTCTGAACATAGAAGGACAAAATAATACACAATTTTTAGCGTCTAAGACCAAACAAGAATCCCTAATGAATCTTCATTTgcaagaaaataatcaaaagccaCTCTGTGTTGCTTTTAAGAGAACCTCTACTTTGACTGTTCAAGACCAAGAGGAGTTATATAatgggaaatgcaagtcaaaacagCTTTGTAGATCTCAGAGTTTACTTTTAAGAAATAGTGCAAAAAGGAATAGTTATATCAATTTGCCAGTGGCTGAAATTATCATGAAACCAAATCTTGGACAAGTCAGCACAAATGTACAAACAGCTATGGAAGGTGAATTCGGAGAGTCTAGTACCACAGTCAATAAAAGATTCTGCAAAAGTACAATAGAACTTTCAGGAAATTCTTTACCTCCAGCTTCTTTGTTGACTGGCACACAAA GTTTGCTGCAACCTCATTTAGAGAGGGTTGCCATCGATGCACTACAGTTATGTTGTTTGTTACTTCCCCCACCAAATCGTAGAAAGCTTCAACTTTTGATGCGCATGATTTCTCAAATGAGTCAAAATGTTGATATGCCCCAGCTGCATGATGCAATGGGCACAAGATCACTG ATGATATGTACTTTTTCTCGGTGTGTGCTATGCTGTGCGGAGGAAGTGGATCTTGATGAGCTTCTTGCTTCAAGATTAGTTTCTTTCTTAATGGATCATCATCAGGAAATTCTCCAAGTACCTTCTTACTTGCAGACTGCAGTGGAGAAGCATCTTGATTACTTAAAAAAGGGCCAT ATCAGTGCTCGGGAATTTGATGAACAAAAAGTTTCTACCTCTCAGGCTGCAATTGGAGAACTTCTagagaatattattaaaaacaagAGTTTGCCTCTAAAGGAAAAACGGAAAAAACTAAAACAG TTTCAGAAAGAATATCCCTTGATATATCAGAAAAGATTTCCAAACACGGAAAGTGAAGCAACACTTTTTGGTGACAAACCTACAATCAAGCAACCAATGCTATCTTTAAGAAAACCAAAGTTCCGCAGTCTAAGATACTAA
- the DEPDC1 gene encoding DEP domain-containing protein 1A isoform X1: protein MESRSVPPGPYRATKLWNELTTSFRAGMPLRKHRQHFKKYGNCFTAGEAVDWLYDLLRNNSNFGPEVTRQQTIQLLRKFLKNHVIEDIKGRWGSENLDDNSQLFRFPANSPLKTFPRRHPELRKHSMENFSKDNDSVFKLRNLSRRTPKKLGLHLSQENTEKMNCEIINEDQENSVGNREISKEDVEEVWRYIILIYLQTILGVSSLEEVINPKQVIPQYIMYNMTSTSKHGIVILQDKSDDLPHWVLSAMKCLANWPRSNDMNNPAYAGFERDVFRTIADYFLDLPEPLLTFEYYELFVNILVFCGYITVSDRPSGIHKIQDDPQSSKMLRLSNLNSFKSTECLLLSLLHKDKNKEESDPTEKLQINDRGFQEKCAKKMQLVNLKNRRASANDIIGGSCHDLIGLSSVHVLSSNIKPRCYSLEGIVDLPGSSSKEVSSVLHQSVLNIEGQNNTQFLASKTKQESLMNLHLQENNQKPLCVAFKRTSTLTVQDQEELYNGKCKSKQLCRSQSLLLRNSAKRNSYINLPVAEIIMKPNLGQVSTNVQTAMEGEFGESSTTVNKRFCKSTIELSGNSLPPASLLTGTQSLLQPHLERVAIDALQLCCLLLPPPNRRKLQLLMRMISQMSQNVDMPQLHDAMGTRSLMICTFSRCVLCCAEEVDLDELLASRLVSFLMDHHQEILQVPSYLQTAVEKHLDYLKKGHIKNPGDGLIVSLPTYSYCKQISAREFDEQKVSTSQAAIGELLENIIKNKSLPLKEKRKKLKQFQKEYPLIYQKRFPNTESEATLFGDKPTIKQPMLSLRKPKFRSLRY from the exons ATGGAGAGTCGAAGTGTGCCTCCCGGGCCTTATCGGGCCACCAAGCTG TGGAATGAACTTACTACATCTTTTCGAGCAGGAATGCCtctaagaaaacacaggcaacactttaaaaaatacggCAATTGTTTTACAGCAGGAGAAGCAGTGGATTGGCTTTATGACCTATTAAGAAATAATAGCAATTTTGGTCCTGAAGTTACAAGACAACAGACTATCCAACTGTTAAGAAAATTTCTTAAGAATCATGTAATTGAAGATATCAAAGGCAGGTGGGGATCAGAAAATCTTGATGACAACAGTCAGCTATTCAG ATTTCCTGCAAATTCTCCACTTAAAACTTTTCCACGAAGGCATCCAGAATTAAGGAAACACAGCATGGAGAACTTTTCCAAAGATAACGATAGTGTTTTTAAATTACGAAATTTATCTCGTAGAACTCCTAAGAAGCTTGGATTACATTTGTCTCAG gaaaatacagagaaaatgaacTGTGAAATAATCAATGAAGATCAAGAAAACTCTGTTGGTAATAGAGAAATAAGCAAGGAAGATGTTGAAGAAGTTTGGAGATATATTATTCTAATCTA CCTGCAAACCATTTTAGGTGTGTCATCCCTAGAAGAAGTCATAAATCCAAAACAAGTAATTCCTCAgtatataatgtacaacatgacaAGTACAAGTAAACATGGAATAGTTATATTACAAGACAAATCAG atgACCTTCCTCATTGGGTACTATCTGCCATGAAGTGCCTAGCAAATT GGCCAAGAAGTAATGATATGAATAATCCAGCTTATGCTGGATTTGAACGAGATGTATTCAGAACAATTGCAGATTATTTTCTAGATCTTCCTGAACCCCTACTTACCTTTGAATATTATGAATTATTTGTGAACATTTTGG TTTTTTGTGGCTACATCACAGTTTCAGATAGACCCAGTGGGATACATAAAATCCAAGATGATCCACAGTCTTCAAAAATGCTTCGCTTAAGCAATTTGAATTCCTTCAAATCAACTGAGTGTCTTCTTCTCAGTCTGCTtcataaagacaaaaacaaagaagaatcaGATCCTACTGAGAAACTACAGATAAATGATCGAGGATTTCAAGAAAAATGTGCTAAAAAAATGCAGCtggttaatttaaaaaacagaagagcTAGTGCTAATGACATAATAGGAGGAAGCTGTCATGATTTAATAGGCTTAAGTAGTGTGCATGTTCTATCCTCTAACATCAAACCAAGGTGTTATTCTTTAGAAGGAATTGTAGATTTACCAGGGAGTTCAAGTAAAGAGGTCTCCAGTGTCTTACATCAATCTGTTCTGAACATAGAAGGACAAAATAATACACAATTTTTAGCGTCTAAGACCAAACAAGAATCCCTAATGAATCTTCATTTgcaagaaaataatcaaaagccaCTCTGTGTTGCTTTTAAGAGAACCTCTACTTTGACTGTTCAAGACCAAGAGGAGTTATATAatgggaaatgcaagtcaaaacagCTTTGTAGATCTCAGAGTTTACTTTTAAGAAATAGTGCAAAAAGGAATAGTTATATCAATTTGCCAGTGGCTGAAATTATCATGAAACCAAATCTTGGACAAGTCAGCACAAATGTACAAACAGCTATGGAAGGTGAATTCGGAGAGTCTAGTACCACAGTCAATAAAAGATTCTGCAAAAGTACAATAGAACTTTCAGGAAATTCTTTACCTCCAGCTTCTTTGTTGACTGGCACACAAA GTTTGCTGCAACCTCATTTAGAGAGGGTTGCCATCGATGCACTACAGTTATGTTGTTTGTTACTTCCCCCACCAAATCGTAGAAAGCTTCAACTTTTGATGCGCATGATTTCTCAAATGAGTCAAAATGTTGATATGCCCCAGCTGCATGATGCAATGGGCACAAGATCACTG ATGATATGTACTTTTTCTCGGTGTGTGCTATGCTGTGCGGAGGAAGTGGATCTTGATGAGCTTCTTGCTTCAAGATTAGTTTCTTTCTTAATGGATCATCATCAGGAAATTCTCCAAGTACCTTCTTACTTGCAGACTGCAGTGGAGAAGCATCTTGATTACTTAAAAAAGGGCCAT ATTAAAAATCCTGGAGATGGACTGATTGTTTCTCTGCCCACATATTCATACTGTAAGCAGATCAGTGCTCGGGAATTTGATGAACAAAAAGTTTCTACCTCTCAGGCTGCAATTGGAGAACTTCTagagaatattattaaaaacaagAGTTTGCCTCTAAAGGAAAAACGGAAAAAACTAAAACAG TTTCAGAAAGAATATCCCTTGATATATCAGAAAAGATTTCCAAACACGGAAAGTGAAGCAACACTTTTTGGTGACAAACCTACAATCAAGCAACCAATGCTATCTTTAAGAAAACCAAAGTTCCGCAGTCTAAGATACTAA